Genomic window (Rhinopithecus roxellana isolate Shanxi Qingling unplaced genomic scaffold, ASM756505v1 contig5791, whole genome shotgun sequence):
GGCCACACCCACCTACGGGGACCTCAACCACCTGGTGTCAGCCACCATGAGCGGGGTCACCACCTCCTTGCGCTTCCCTGGCCAGCTCAACGCTGACCTGCGCAAGCTGGCCGTCAACATGGTGCCCTTCCCCCGTCTGCACTTCTTCATGCCCTTCGCTCCCCTCACAGCCCGGGGCAGCCAGCAGTACCGGGCCCTGACCGTGCCCGAGCTCACCCAGCAGATGTTTGATGCCAAGAACATGATGGCTGCCTGCGACCCGCGCCACGGCCGCTACCTGACGGTGGCCACTGTGTTCCGGGGCCGCATGTCCATGAAGGAGGTGGACGAGCAGATGCTGGCCATCCAGAGCAAGAACAGCAGCTACTTCGTGGAGTGGATCCCCAACAACGTGAAGGTGGCTGTGTGCGACATCCCGCCCCGCGGCCTCAAGATGTCTTCCACCTTCATCGGGAACAGCACGGCCATCCAGGAGCTGTTCAAGCGCATCTCCGAGCAGTTCACGGCCATGTTCCGGCGCAAGGCCTTCCTGCACTGGTACACGGGCGAGGCATGGACGAGATGGAGTTCACCGAGGCCGAGAGCAACATGAACGACCTGGTGTCCGAGTACCAGCAGTACCAGGACGCCACGGCCGAGGAGGAGGGC
Coding sequences:
- the LOC115896185 gene encoding LOW QUALITY PROTEIN: tubulin beta-3 chain-like (The sequence of the model RefSeq protein was modified relative to this genomic sequence to represent the inferred CDS: inserted 1 base in 1 codon): MGTLLISKVREEYPDRIMNTFSVVPSPKVSDTVVEPYNATLSIHQLVENTDETYCIDNEALYDICFRTLKLATPTYGDLNHLVSATMSGVTTSLRFPGQLNADLRKLAVNMVPFPRLHFFMPFAPLTARGSQQYRALTVPELTQQMFDAKNMMAACDPRHGRYLTVATVFRGRMSMKEVDEQMLAIQSKNSSYFVEWIPNNVKVAVCDIPPRGLKMSSTFIGNSTAIQELFKRISEQFTAMFRRKAFLHWYTGXGMDEMEFTEAESNMNDLVSEYQQYQDATAEEEGEMYEDDEEESEAQGPK